From Cotesia glomerata isolate CgM1 linkage group LG2, MPM_Cglom_v2.3, whole genome shotgun sequence, a single genomic window includes:
- the LOC123258886 gene encoding uncharacterized protein LOC123258886 produces MIRELKTTSRERLENPVQIYNMVSQGFSREVILLIGYEAGVEIVVDERRRLQPEEMNTFLQLGAALENINPIRTFYKGVVMAEEQQGSIVFINDLMLERLSLARELLIDEDLTSVWKNWNLNHLTNASTDVLYQSWLLPFIPARQFNEVISKIEDYAMLLAEEFPGILHFIFYLKKDWGNVVNHLQHVENPFQLCYSFNSLNLDMESKLEKVNGNLWEWIGNVTFNHNNLYN; encoded by the exons atgatcCGGGAATTGAAAACAACTTCCCGGGAAAGATTAGAAAACCCAGTGCAAATATACAACATGGTTTCTCaagg tttcTCAAGAGAAGTTATTTTGTTGATTGGTTACGAAGCAGGGGTGGAAATCGTAGTAGATGAACGAAGACGACTTCAACCTGAAGAAATGAATACTTTCCTGCAGTTGGGCGCAGCGTTAGAGAACATTAATCCGATCCGGACATTTTATAAAGGAGTTGTGATGGCTGAGGAACAACAGGGATCGATTGTGTTCATCAATGATTTGATGTTAGAACGGTTAAGTCTAGCACGTGAACTATTGATTGATGAAGATTTGACg TCTGTTTGGAAAAATTGGAATCTTAACCATTTAACCAATGCGTCGACGGATGTTCTTTATCAATCGTGGCTTCTTCCCTTCATCCCTGCTCGTCAATTTAATGAAGTAATCAGTAAAATTGAAGACTACGCAATGTTACTGGCTGAGGAATTTCCTGGGATCCtacatttcattttttatctaaaaaaggATTGGGGAAATGTCGTTAATCACTTACAACATGTAGAAAATCCCTTTCAACTTTGTTATTCGTTCAATTCACTCAATTTAGACATGGAAAGCAAACTAGAGAAAGTCAACGGGAATCTATGGGAATGGATTGGTAATGTTAcatttaatcataataatctatataattGA
- the LOC123258885 gene encoding uncharacterized protein LOC123258885: MEIDDEAFLEDLFQNVDLAGNCRNNNRSRNNLDDEIRPENDGLNPNAAEFVPRNGDGDNVQQNDPPRNDGEIPIPNLLGNRQQNLEIEANPEDPNGERIRQAPGDLGNDGGVRGRRDARVMNDDERRQRLAAIIQENEERANRARLAYENLYGRDLDRKARHQREVLVPRQVLRPRDNERQNQVRVYMNQNALDHRRNQNLGYDYDNGRGWPQHRGQNVDNGWQQENYGPNQDAVGPMRNRRGRYQRDRDATYWRSRYYQIRSQNRKVKDFFFHDRN, translated from the exons ATGGAAATCGACGATGAGGCTTTTTTGGAGGATCTCTTTCAGAATGTAGATTTAGCAGGTAACTGTAGGAATAATAATCGCTCAAGAAATAATCTTGATGATGAAATTCGTCCGGAAAATGATGGATTAAATCCCAATGCTGCCGAGTTTGTTCCAAGAAATGGTGATGGGGACAACGTACAACAGAATGATCCTCCAAGAAACGATGGAGAAATCCCAATTCCAAATCTTCTGGGTAACCGTCAACAGAATTTGGAGATTGAAGCAAATCCTGAAGACCCAAACGGTGAAAGGATTAGACAAGCTCCAGGTGACTTAGGAAATGATGGTGGTGTACGAGGTCGTCGCGACGCAAGAGTGATGAATGATGATGAGCGTCGTCAAAGATTGGCAGCAATTATACAAGAAAACGAAGAGAGGGCTAATAGAGCGCGTCTTGCTTACGAAAATTTATATGGAAGAGATTTAGACAGAAAAGCTAGGCATCAACGTGAAGTTCTAGTTCCAAGACAGGTTTTGAGGCCGAGAGATAATGAGCGACAAAATCAAGTTAGAGTTTACATGAATCAAAACGCATTGGATCATCGTAGGAATCAAAACCTAGGCTATGACTATGATAATGGACGAGGGTGGCCGCAACATAGAGGCCAAAATGTTGACAATGGTTGGCAGCAGGAAAATTATGGACCAAACCAAGATGCTGTGGGCCCAATGCGTAATCGAAGAGGAAGATACCAAAGAGACCGAGACGCAAC GTACTGGAGATCGAGGTATTATCAGATACGGAGCCAGAACAGAAAAGtcaaagactttttttttcatgatcgTAACtaa